The genomic stretch ATTTATTGATGGGAACTCAGAACCTGGAGTTATGTGTCTTAGTAAGCTTCTTACTTCTATAGAGTTAGCGAGCGTAACTTGTTTTCCCGTTTCTATCAGGAGGAAAGACTTCAACGGCTTCAAGAACGGTTGCAAGTTTCTTACGATGAAACTTGCCCTGATCATCAAGTACTTTTCTTTTCTATGAAGCTATCTTCTATtgttctttatttatttatttccaaTGAAGCACGGGCATGATCCGGGTATCGGATAAGCTATGTTAGTCAATGAAAAATATAGAATACAATACTTAGAAAAACGAATAATTGGCAAAATTTGAGTTTGCAAAATTATTGTCCAACAAAAAACCAATTGAATTTGCGAAATTTTTCGTAAAGAAATTATGAAAAAGAGAAACCAATCATGAAAAATGGTAAAAGTGAGAGAATATTTAATGAGTGTGTCAAAGTTTGGTTGTTGTTACTAAAAAATGAAAAGTCACAAGGTAAGAGGAGTAACTAATGAGGGAGAAAGTTTGATTCATCTTCTAAAATAATGAACAGTCATGAGATAAATTGACGGTATCCGTGGCGTATCAGAGACGTGTCAACGATGTATAGCACCGAGTCACTGTTGTGTATCAGGACGTATCAGgattttctttttatttattaaaaatattcAGATACTCCTTCGATATGTATCGGAGCATATTGGCGTATTGGTACGTATCGGATACAATTTGGCAGAGATTTTAAAGTATCCATGCTTCATTGATTTTGTCAAAAGTGCTCTCTTATTTTGCATTCCAAAAATCCATGTTCCGGGTCATAAAAAAGAGTACTTAATTCAACATACAAATTTCATTTGAATTGTTATATTTATACAATCTGTCGATAAAAATTTCATTAACATTCAACAGGAATCACTGAGAGCTCTGTGGCAATGTGCCTTTCCTAATGTTCCTCTGAAAGGCTTGATATCTGACCAATGGAAAGATATGGGATGGCAAGGTGCTAATCCATCAACGGACTTTAGGTATACCACTCACTATGTTCATAACATATGAAAGCTCACATCAATTTTAGTCACCTGTTTCTTATTTGAATGAATCTGCAACAAAATGTCGTGAAATCACGGTTGTCAATCAAGAATTGCAGAAAATAGTAGTTTGTTCAAATTCCGCTATGTCACAGTAGCATAAAATTTCATAACTTTTTCCCTCATTTAACGTTTTTGTAACTTATGAAGGCATAATTAGACCTAACCACTTTGGTACTCATAAACTTTGATATTCATATATCAATCTTATTAGCTAATGACAAACTATTAGATTCTGGACATGGACTTTTTTCTATACTGCTCCTGATGTTAACACATAAGATCGGGACTAGAGAATGAGGGTATCAATGCGCAGATTCTGTCAATATCTTTCTCAGAAATTTCAAAATCTTTAATATTGTAGCTTGATATTTTCATATCAGTGATTATGCTTCATAAACTCATTATACGGAAGCACTTATTTATAACTCAACTTTAGGAGCAATATTATGTTTCACATCACATTTGCATTAACTCGAAAATGTCTATTCAGAGGCAGTATGTCTAATTACTTGATTTCTTCAGGGGATGTGGCATGATTTCCCTTGAAAATCTGCTGTTTTTCGCAAGGAAATATCCGGTATGCATTTGTGTTTTCAGCTATTCTGCACATCTGAAAGAACTTGACAAATCTGTCGTTATGTTTCTTCTCATTTTAGTTTATCTTGACATTTGTATTGGCAGAAAAGATGAGTTATTACTAATTTTATGGATATTCAAATGAAGGCATCTTTTCACAGGTTGTTGTCGAAGAAAGATGGAGACCGAGCTACATGGGAATACCCTTTTGCTGCTGCTGGCATCAATATATCATTTATGTTGATACAAATGTTGGATTTATACACAGGTTTGTGTACAAATACCATTATAGAATAGAACTAAAAGAACAGTATGATATCATATTCTTTCTAATAAAACATATTAATAAGAAGATTTCAGTATGGTTTTAAGTCTTTAATGAGGACGCACATTGGCCCATATTAGTTTTACATCGACACTGAACATATTCTGACATAAACCCATTTTATAAACCGCACTTTAGAAATAACAGAAAAATACTAGAATGTCATTGAACATCTATGTAAAACTAGTTTACACTGCCGGTGTATGTCTCATTCCTATAGTTTCAAATGGTTCGGTGAACACTGCTTCCTTTTTATAATGCTTTATTTATGGAACATTTGATAAAATGAAGTTTCCTGTGAAGATATTTGTTGAAATAcaagagactaagagacatttgaataaaccgCGTGTCTTGAAAAGCACtacggagactttattatatatagagagattataactaattacatgatatagtcgatgtgagactattcgatatacaaatattcttaatattatatttacaaatatcaacactccccctcaagcttgAACATATAAGTCAAATACACCAAGcttgttacatatataattagttCTGGGGCTTCGCAGAGATTTTGTAAACATGTCTGCCAATTAATCATTAGAGTTGACAAAGTTTGTGACGATGTCACCTGATTCGATTTTCTCTCTGACAAAGTGACagtctatctcaatatgtttgatcctctcatggaagactggatttgaagcaatgtgcaatgcgacttgattatcacaaataagtgtcattggtcttacttcttcaatttgaagttccttgagcaactgttttaaccaaataagttcacatgttgCCATTGCCATGGCCCTATACTCTGCCTCGGCGCTTGATCTTGCAACTACGTTTTATTTCTTACTTTTCAAGGATATAAGGTTTCCTCCAACAAGTACACAATACCCAGAGGTGGATCTCGGAGTATCCAACTATCTGAGTATGTCCTTTATTTTCATACACTAGATCTTTTCCTGGAGCACGtttgatgtatctcagaatccggataacaacatccatgtgttcctgacaaggggagtttaagaactgacttaccacactaactgcaaaagaaatgtctggacgagtgactgtgagataattcaactttccaaCCAATCTTCTATACCTTCTTGAGTCAGATAGAGGCTCCCCCTGATTGGATAGTAGTTTGACACCtggatccataggagtatcagctggtttagcattcaacaaacctgtttcttccaaaatatccatagcatatttccgTTGAGAAATCACCAAATCATCTATAGATTGGgctacctcaatacccaagaaataacgaagtttaccaagatcttttgtctgaaATTGATTTGAGAGATGTTGCTTTAACTAGAGTATACCCTGCTGATCACTACCAgttatgacaatatcatctacatacacaataagataaatacaACCTTGGGTTGAGTGACGATAAAAAACAGAATGGTCAGCTTCACTACGGACCATACCAAACTGTTGTACTACAGTGCTGAATCTGCCGAACCAAACTATCGGAGAttgcttaagaccataaagagaccTGTGTAACCTACACACCATATTCGATGACTCCTCCTGAGCAACAAATCCAGGTGGttgctccatatatacttcctcttcaagatcaccatgtaaaaaagcatttttgatgtcaagttgatgaagaggcCAATGTCGAATGGCTGCAATGGATAGAAGAAGTCTAACAGATGCCATTTTGGCTACAGGCGAGAAGGTATCACTATAATCCAATCCAAAAATCTGAGTGTATCCTTTGGCTACCAAGCGAGCTTTAAATCGATCAATCTTACCATTTGGACCAACCTTCATTGTATAAAGCCAACGACAACCTACTAAAGATTTCCCATGGGGTAGAGGAACCAGTTCCCAGGTACCACTGCTTTGAAGAGCACATATTTCATCAATCATTGCTTGCCTTCACTCAGGGTGAGACAATGCTTCACATGGAGTTTTAGGAATAGAAacagaagacaaagaagaca from Lathyrus oleraceus cultivar Zhongwan6 chromosome 7, CAAS_Psat_ZW6_1.0, whole genome shotgun sequence encodes the following:
- the LOC127105976 gene encoding uncharacterized protein LOC127105976 isoform X3, which translates into the protein MVGSRSWIGGLFHRTNTKQNDKFVDYPLTPLEEERLQRLQERLQVSYDETCPDHQESLRALWQCAFPNVPLKGLISDQWKDMGWQGANPSTDFRGCGMISLENLLFFARKYPASFHRLLSKKDGDRATWEYPFAAAGINISFMLIQMLDLYTEGKPRCLPGMNFVKLLGEDEEAFDILYCIAFEMMDAQWLAMHASYMNFNEVLQTTRMQLERELSLEDINKIQDLPAYNLLYQ